The DNA window CCCCGCCTGTCCCACGGGCGCGCTCACGCCCTACGCCCTGGACAACCGGCGCTGCATTTCCTACCTGACCATCGAGTGCCGAGGGCCTATCCCGCGCGCGCTGCGGCCTCTCGTCGGCACGTGGGTGTTCGGGTGCGACATCTGCCAGGAGGTCTGCCCGGTGAACAAGCGGGCACAGGACTCGCTCGTTCTTCAGCGGGATCGGGGCGAGCGGGAGAGGACAGGCGAGCCGCTCGTCGTGAGCTTGTCAAACGACGCGGCGCCCCCTTCCGCGGAAGGGCTGCCGGAGCTTCTGCTGCTGCTGGCGCTGACCGAGGAGGAGTTCGCGGCGCGGTTCCGGGGGACGGCGGTCACGCGGGCGAAGCGTCGCGGCCTGGCGCGCAACGTCTGCGTGGCGCTGGGGAACATCGGCGACCCTGCGGCGACACCCGCCCTTGCCCGCGCTCTGCGGCGGGACGAGGAGCCGCTGGTGCGGGGGCACGCCGCCTGGGCGCTGGGGCGCATCGGCGGGCCTGAGGCGGAGGAGGCGCTGCGTCTGGCCCTGGCGAGCGAGGCGGACGCGAGCGTGCGGGAAGAGATAGAAGCGGCGCTGGGGAGCCTGGCTGCCTCATCGCCCTGACTCCCTTCTCCCAAGCCAGGAAAAGGTGGAAGCAAGGCTGGCAGCGTCTCACGTGTTATTCCGAGCATGCCTCCTGTCATTCCGAGCGCAGCGAGGAATCTACATCTGTCCTCAACTAACGTAGACCCTTCACTTTGTTCAGGATGACACAACACATCTGTCATTCCGAGTCCTTCCAAAGAAGGACGAGGAATCTCCCCGCGGCGTGACCCCGGAGGAGTTCCCGCGTCCGTGCGCGGAAGGACAAGGGGTGATGAGGGACACGTGCTCATTCATGCTGAAGTGGCGAAAGACCTTGCTTGGGTTGGCGAAGACAGCCCCCATGCCAGGGGCATAAAATAAGGCGCCGCGCATTCAGAGCGCCACGCCTTGCGGATTACCTGTTTACTTCCAGGCTCCCCGGGTCCCGTACCCCGTTTGCGGTGACCTCCGCCTCTTGGGGCTACCCGGCTCGTCTTGGAAGGCCTCCTCGCTGGGGCCGGAGCTTCCGAGATGAGACTTCAGGCCGTTATCATCGAGGCCGGGACCCGAGTTCCAAAGGAGGAAACCGTCATCTATATCCCAACCCCCTTTCAAGAACCTCTCGCGCTGCTTCTTGCCCTCTTCCCATCCCCTCATTCACATTATACACCAATCGTGGCGTGTCCATAGCTGCAGAATCGTAGCCGGACTGCGCCCGCTCGTTGAGAAGCGTCGGCGAGGCGCCTATGTCGAGCGCGGCACGCCCCGCCGAGTGACGACGCGCCGGGCAACCCCTCCCATTTCCCGCGGATATTCGAAACATTGGGCCTAAAGTCCTGGACAAACACCTTGAAGATGGCAACTGACGGGTGCTACAATCGGCTTACGCAGCGTAGGAGAGCGTGATGCTGAAAAAGAGCCTCGCCGTCTGTTCCTGGTGCAAGGTGGAGTTTGAGGACGAGCGCACGCCGGAAGAGAAGCTGCTAGACGGTGTCAATGGCCTGGTCACCTGCGCGCCCTGCAGGTACGGGTACCAGAAGGGCGCCGCCATCCGCACGATTCGCCGCCGGAGCTTGCGCCGACGGTGGTTCCAGGGCAAGTGCGTCCGCGGGAAGGTCTAGCCCGTGCCCATTTACGAGTACCTCTGTTCCGGCTGCCGCACGACCTTTGAGGTCATGCGCCCGGTGAGCCGGTCCAGCGAATCAGCCTCCTGCCCGGCGTGCCGCGAAACGGGACGCCGCGTCCTGTCGCTCTTCGCTATCGCGACCGCCTCCGCGGAGCGCCCCGGCTGCGCGATGGCGCCAGAGGGCGCGGGGCCGGCCTGCACGCCGGACGGTTGCGGGCGCTGCGCCGGCGAGTAGCTCGCCATTCGTCGCCCGCGATTCCAGAGCAAGCAGCGACACGCCCCTCAGCTTCGACCCTCTGTTACGCCGCCTTCAGCCGCCGCAATCGCGCCCGTTGCGCCCGCGTCAGCGCCACGCCCGCGCCTATCGCCACGGCGGCCTGCACCGCTATCATGACGCCGAGCGCTAGGGCGGAGTCGAACCAGAAGCCCGCGGGGAACAGCATGATCAGATAGTCGCGCGCCGGGTCAAGCGTCCAGAAGTCGTTGCTGAAGCTCAGCAGGTGAAACAGCAGGAAGAGCTGCGAGAACGCCACGGTCACCAGCGCGGCGAAAACGGCGAAAAGCGCCAATGTCAGCGCGCCGCCCCAGAAAAGCGCCCAGCCCAACTCGCGGGCGAACCGTCCGCCTGCCAGCGCGAGACCCCCGACCACGTACACGCCCAGCGCGACCATCATGGCGGTCTGCCACCGGAAGAAGCCCCTCACCAGATCGTGCACGTCCCGCATGTGCGCGACCTCCCGCTCACTGAATAGAGGGCGCTCCACGCCGGAGACGCGGGCGCGGATGCGCAAGGTCGGGTCGTCTCCGTTGAAAAACGCGATAAACTCGCGGCCCACCTGCTCCAGGTCGGCGGGGCTGATGCGGGTCCGCTCCGCCGCTCCGTACCGCTCGAACCCGTATGTGTACAGAGGGAGAGCGGTAAAGGCGAGCCGAACGCTGGTGGTGATGAAGAGCGCCGGCAGAAGCAGGACGAAAACATAGGCGAGGACGGTGCGAAGACGGGGCCGCATGGTGGACATGGACACCTCTCGTGCCAATGGTACGACTGGGCGCGTTTCCTTGTCAACGCAAGGAGGGCCAGCCTATAATACAGCTTGCGCCAGTCATCTTGCGAGCATCCAGCTCAACGCGGGGCGAGTTCCACTTTCGGCCTCGTCGTCTTCCTGAGTCCCTGCGAATCCTCTCTGGGGTGATAATTAGAGAATGATTAGAATGCGCAGGCCACGCCCGGCGCGCAGCGGGACGTCCGCCGAGGCATTGGCTGGGTCTCACGCGTCCAGGGGGTGCGCTGTCCGTGGCGCGTAAACAGGCGGGTAAGGCTGTGACGCCGCTTGAGGCGAGCGCTCCCTCCGCTCCAGCCGTGGCTGTCGCACTCCGCCTTGCGGAGCGGGCCGCGGAGTCGCTCGGTCTGGACCTGTCGCAGGGACTATTCCTGTGCGGGCCGGATGCGGAGCCGCGGCCCTACATGCCCGCGCTGCTCGGCCCGCTGGCCGCGGAGGGCATGGCCGCGCTGCGGGAGCGGCTGCTGGCCAGCTATCCGCCCGGCCACGGCGTAACCCTCGTCCGCGTCCCCGCTCGGGGCGCGCCGCGCGTCCACCCAATGGCTCTCGCGGACATCCCTGAGCAGGGCGCGGGGAAAACGCTCGCTTTTCTCTATCTGCCGCGCGTTAGCGGGGCCGACAGCGGGGCCAGCTTTGCTGAACTGGTCGGCATCATGGCCCGCCTGCGCGGCCCGGGCGGCTGCCCCTGGGACCGTGAGCAGAGCCACCAGTCGCTCCGCAAATACCTGCTGGAAGAATGCTACGAGACCCTGGAGGCGCTGGACTCCGACGACGCGCGTAAGACCGCCGAGGAGCTGGGCGACCTGCTTCTACAAATAGTTTTCCACGCGCAGATCGCGCGCGAGGCGGGCGCCTTCACGATGGACGACGTGGCGCGCGGCATCAGCGCCAAGCTGGTCCGGCGGCATCCGCACGTCTTCGGCGACGCCCGTGTCGCGTCGTCCGGCGAGGTGTACACCCGCTGGGAGGAGCTGAAGCGCAAGGAGCGGGGAGACGGCGCGTCCATCCTGGACAGCGTGCCCAGGTCCATGCCCGCCCTGGCGTACAGCCAGGAGGTCCAGGCGCGGGCCGCCCGCACGGGGTTCGACTGGAGCGACGTTCAGGGCGTTCTAGCCAAGGTGGAGGAGGAAATCCAGGAGTTTCGCAGCGCCCGCGACAAGGCCGAGCAGGAGAGCGAGCTGGGCGACATCTTCACCGCCCTGGTCAATATCGCCCGGTGGCTCGGTTTCGACAGCGAGACCGCCCTGCGGCGGGCTAACGCGCGCTTTTGCCAGCGGTTCACCACAATGGAACGCCTGTGCCGGGAGCGTGGCCTGGACTTCGCCAAACTCCCGATGGAGCGGAAAGAGGCGCTGTGGCAGGAGGCCAAGCGTATTCTGGGCCACACGCCGTCGTAAACGCCGCGCAAGGGCGTCGCTTTATCGTGAGTCTGCTATAATGAGGTGTATATTTTTAGCTCCTGCTGTCCTGGCGGGCGGCTCCTGAGGAGGTGCGTCGTGGCGCAAACGACTCTGAGCTTGCACGATCTGGCGAAGCGGCACCGGGAAATGAGCCCCAGCGTGGGACGCCTGTCAGAGGCGGCCGTCCACCTCTGGTACGCGGACCTGAACGTCGAAGTGCACGGCGAGCGCGTCCGCTACTCCTGCCCCAAGTGCGCAAAGCTCGTGAACACATCCACCGAGGAGTTCGAGCATTACGAGCGGAGTGATCAGGCTTTGCTATGTCTGTCGTGCCGGGGAGACCCGCACGAACGGAACGCGGGCCTCTAAACCAACCTGCAACGTGCGCTAAGGAGACACTTATGGCAATCAAAGCGTATGTCCTGCTGACCACCGAGCCCGCCAAGACCAAGGCGGTCGTCGCGCACATGGCGAGCGTCCCCGCGGTGAAGGAAGTCAACGAAGTCCTCGGCCCGTACGATGTTGTGCTGGAGATGAGCATTGATCGGCTCGAGGAGATGACGGACATCCTGCGCCGGTCCGTCCGTCCGGTGGACGGCGTCCTGAGCACCCTGACCTGCGTGTCGATGAAGCCGTCGTAGCCGCTGAGAGCACCCCCCGTCGACATATAGCGTGCGCGGCTCCCTTCCCTGAGGAGGGGCGCTTCGCATGGGTAAGCAATAACCTCAGCGTGGATGCGCGCCCGTTCCCATCGCCGGGGCGCATCCTTCAGTCTCCGCGCAAGGTCTCAAACAGCCAGAGCATGCTTGGATGATGCCTCGGCCTCGACGATAGCGCCAGGCGTATGCAGCCAGGCATGTCTCGCTCGGCGACGCGCTTGTCCAATAGCTATTGTTCCCATCTCCCGCTCTTCGCATCCGCGCTACGTAGTCCACGCCTGGCTTCGTTGACATCCTCCGCTCGCGGTTCGACAGGCTCACCATGAGCGGGACGGGGACCCCAATCCGACCATCCAGAAGCTCTGCCGGATATTCGGATTTCAGCAGAGCCTCCGCGTCTGTAGAATGGGTGGGGTGCGCCACCGACGACTCCCTCTCGGCGTCTCACGAGGTATAGTGATCAGTTCATAAGTGCTTCCAGGACGAACAACGGTATGGACACCATCGGCTTCCTGGCCCACGTGAAGCGTCAGCCCTGGTACAAGGACCAGGTGGCCCACGTTCAGGTGATTACGCCGCGCGCCGCCCGGTACGCCGACCTCGACGCGCCTCTGCCTTCCGTGCTGGGCGCCGCCCTGGAAAAGCTTGGGGCAGGCCGCCTTTACCTCCATCAGGCGCAGGCCATCAACGCCCTGCGCAGCGGCCAGAACGTCGTCGTCTGCACGCCGGCCGCCAGCGGCAAGACTCTCTGCTATAACCTGCCCGTGCTGGAAACGCTGCTCGCTGAAAAGGGCGCGCGCGCCCTCTACCTGTTCCCCACGAAGGCGCTGGCCCAGGACCAGTTGCGCGCCTTGCAGGGTCTGACCTCCGCGGCGGGCATCGTTGTTCGCGCCGCCACGTACGACGGCGATACGCCCTCAGCGGAGCGCGCGGAGGTGCGGCGGAGCGCTCAGGTGCTCATCACCAATCCGGACATGCTGCATGCGGGCATCCTGCCGAACCATCGGGCGTGGTCGCGCTTTCTGCGGCATCTGCGCTTTGTTGTGGTGGACGAAGCGCATACCTACCGCGGCGTCTTCGGTTCCCACGTGGCGCTGGTGCTGCGCCGCCTGCGCCGGCTCTGCGCCTTCTACGGGGTGTCGCCGCGCTTCGTGCTGGCGTCGGCCACCATCGCCAACGCCGGGGAGCACGCCGAGCGGCTGACCGGCCTGCCGTTCCGCGTGGTTGACGACGACGGCGCACCCTACGGCGGCAAGGATTTCGTCTTCTGGAACCCGCCTCTGGTCAACGAGGTCCGGGGCACGCGCAGGAGCGCCAACTCCGAGGCGTCCCAACTCTTCACCGAGCTGGTCAAATCGGGCACGCGCACCATCCTCTTCGCCCGCTCCCGTCGCCTGGCGGAACTCCTTTACGTTTACAGCAGGGAGCGGCTCAAGGAGACGGACAGGGAGCTTGCGAAGCGCATTTCGCCCTACAGGGCGGGGTACACGCCGGAAGACCGGCGGCGCATAGAGCAGGAGCTTGTCCGTGGCGACCTTCTGGGCGTCTCCGCCACGAACGCCCTGGAGCTGGGCGTGGACATCGGCGACCTGGACGCCACGGTGCTGACCGGCTATCCGGGGAGCATCGCCAGCGTGTGGCAGCAGGCGGGCCGCAGCGGACGTCGCGGCGCCCGCTCCTTGAGCGCGCTGGTGGCCCTGGACAACCCGCTGGACCAGTACTTCATGCGCCATCCGGATATCTTCTTTGGCAAGACGTGCGAACATGCCCTCATCTCGCCCGCGAACCCCCACATGCTGCGGCCCCATCTGCTGTGCGCCGCCTATGAGTTCCCGCTTACCGAAGTGGACATAAAATACTTCGGGCCGGAGATGACCGGGCATGTGGCGGCCTTGGCTGAGCAGGGTTTCCTGCACGAGCGAAGAAGGACGTGGTACCTCTCCGCCTCGGTCGCCTACCCCGCGACGGGGGTGAACCTTCGTTCCACGTCCAACGACTCGTACACCATCGTGGAGGAGGGCACCGGCGCGCTGCTGGAGACGGTGGAATCGTCGGTCGCGTTCTTCCAGGTCCATCAGGGGGCCATCTACCTGCACCAGGGCGAGACGTATCTCATCACCGGGCTGGATATCCCCGGCAGGACGGCCCACGCCCGCGTCTCGGACGCCCCTTACTATACACAGACGATTGACCTGACGGACATCCGCATCCGCAAGGTGCTGGAGGAGCGCGCGGTGGGGGCCACCCATGCCTACCTGGGCGAGGTGGAGGTGGTGAACCGGGTGATGGGCTACAAAAGGAAGCGCCACGTGACGGAGGACCTCCTGGGCGAGGAGCCGCTGGACCTGCCGGAGCAGCTTTTCTCCACGATCGCGTTGTGGTGGGACATACCGGAGCCGTTGCTGAAGGAGGTCGCCCGCGCGGGGCTGGACCTGTCGGGCGGGCTGCACGCCGCCGAGCACGCCACCATCGGCATGCTGCCTCTGTTCGCCCTCTGCGATCGCAACGACATTGGCGGCGTGTCCACGCCCCTGCATCCGGATACGGGGAGGCCGCAGGTGTTCATCTACGACGGCCATCCCGGCGGCGTGGGCATAGCGGAGAAGGGGTTCGAGTTGCTGGAGCAGCTCTGGACGGCCACGCTGCGCGCCGTGGCCGAGTGCCCGTGCGAGGACGGCTGCCCGAGCTGCATTCAGTCGCCCAAGTGCGGCAATAATAACGAGCCTCTGGACAAGCTGGCCGCGGGCGTCATCCTGCGCGGCGTGCTGGGGTTGAATCCGGGCGCGGGAGCGGCGTCCGCCTCCGCATAGGCTGCGCGCGACAACCAAATGCGGAAAAGGGGGAAGCATGCTATTCTTGATTGCGCAGACGCGTAGCCGAAGAACGGCGTCCGAGTGAAAAGGGAGCGTAGCGGGATGTCCGTGCAGTGAACCAGCGGTTTTTCTACGGCGGCCAGGCGGTCATTGAGGGTGTCCTGATTCGCGGTCGTCGGTACATGGCCGTGGCCGTGCGGCGCCCCACCGGCGACATCGCCACC is part of the Dehalococcoidia bacterium genome and encodes:
- the mazG gene encoding nucleoside triphosphate pyrophosphohydrolase codes for the protein MARKQAGKAVTPLEASAPSAPAVAVALRLAERAAESLGLDLSQGLFLCGPDAEPRPYMPALLGPLAAEGMAALRERLLASYPPGHGVTLVRVPARGAPRVHPMALADIPEQGAGKTLAFLYLPRVSGADSGASFAELVGIMARLRGPGGCPWDREQSHQSLRKYLLEECYETLEALDSDDARKTAEELGDLLLQIVFHAQIAREAGAFTMDDVARGISAKLVRRHPHVFGDARVASSGEVYTRWEELKRKERGDGASILDSVPRSMPALAYSQEVQARAARTGFDWSDVQGVLAKVEEEIQEFRSARDKAEQESELGDIFTALVNIARWLGFDSETALRRANARFCQRFTTMERLCRERGLDFAKLPMERKEALWQEAKRILGHTPS
- the queG gene encoding tRNA epoxyqueuosine(34) reductase QueG, translated to MRDPLTARVKALAREVGFDLAGVTTAEPFEREEAAMVARVRAGMMDDLPWFTEARARLACRPRELLPDARSVIAVAAGYYTGESPAADGVAPSREGRGKVARYAWGRDYHAVLRKRLKAFVERLPEVAGWPVRTRLFVDTSPLAERAVAARAGIGWYGKNTNVLTREMGSWVFLASVITDLELEPDRPLRKSCGRCAACIPACPTGALTPYALDNRRCISYLTIECRGPIPRALRPLVGTWVFGCDICQEVCPVNKRAQDSLVLQRDRGERERTGEPLVVSLSNDAAPPSAEGLPELLLLLALTEEEFAARFRGTAVTRAKRRGLARNVCVALGNIGDPAATPALARALRRDEEPLVRGHAAWALGRIGGPEAEEALRLALASEADASVREEIEAALGSLAASSP
- a CDS encoding TIGR01906 family membrane protein; protein product: MSTMRPRLRTVLAYVFVLLLPALFITTSVRLAFTALPLYTYGFERYGAAERTRISPADLEQVGREFIAFFNGDDPTLRIRARVSGVERPLFSEREVAHMRDVHDLVRGFFRWQTAMMVALGVYVVGGLALAGGRFARELGWALFWGGALTLALFAVFAALVTVAFSQLFLLFHLLSFSNDFWTLDPARDYLIMLFPAGFWFDSALALGVMIAVQAAVAIGAGVALTRAQRARLRRLKAA
- a CDS encoding DEAD/DEAH box helicase; the protein is MDTIGFLAHVKRQPWYKDQVAHVQVITPRAARYADLDAPLPSVLGAALEKLGAGRLYLHQAQAINALRSGQNVVVCTPAASGKTLCYNLPVLETLLAEKGARALYLFPTKALAQDQLRALQGLTSAAGIVVRAATYDGDTPSAERAEVRRSAQVLITNPDMLHAGILPNHRAWSRFLRHLRFVVVDEAHTYRGVFGSHVALVLRRLRRLCAFYGVSPRFVLASATIANAGEHAERLTGLPFRVVDDDGAPYGGKDFVFWNPPLVNEVRGTRRSANSEASQLFTELVKSGTRTILFARSRRLAELLYVYSRERLKETDRELAKRISPYRAGYTPEDRRRIEQELVRGDLLGVSATNALELGVDIGDLDATVLTGYPGSIASVWQQAGRSGRRGARSLSALVALDNPLDQYFMRHPDIFFGKTCEHALISPANPHMLRPHLLCAAYEFPLTEVDIKYFGPEMTGHVAALAEQGFLHERRRTWYLSASVAYPATGVNLRSTSNDSYTIVEEGTGALLETVESSVAFFQVHQGAIYLHQGETYLITGLDIPGRTAHARVSDAPYYTQTIDLTDIRIRKVLEERAVGATHAYLGEVEVVNRVMGYKRKRHVTEDLLGEEPLDLPEQLFSTIALWWDIPEPLLKEVARAGLDLSGGLHAAEHATIGMLPLFALCDRNDIGGVSTPLHPDTGRPQVFIYDGHPGGVGIAEKGFELLEQLWTATLRAVAECPCEDGCPSCIQSPKCGNNNEPLDKLAAGVILRGVLGLNPGAGAASASA
- a CDS encoding Lrp/AsnC ligand binding domain-containing protein, with the protein product MAIKAYVLLTTEPAKTKAVVAHMASVPAVKEVNEVLGPYDVVLEMSIDRLEEMTDILRRSVRPVDGVLSTLTCVSMKPS